TTCGACATCAGGTACGACGTGAAGGCCGCCCAGGCGCTGATGACGCAGGCCGGCTACTCGGCCGCCAAGCCGATCAAGGTCAAGGTGCAGATCTCCGCCTCGGGTTCGGGCCAGATGCAGCCGCTGCCGATGAACGAGTTTGCACAGCAGTCGCTGAAAGCATGCTTCTTCGACGTGGAGTTCGACGTGATCGAATGGAACACGCTCTTCACCAACTGGCGCAAGGGTGCCAAGGACCCGTCGGCCAACGGCGCCAACGCAACCAACGTGAGCTTCGCGGCGATGGACCCGTTCTTCGCCATGGTGCGCTTCGTGAGCACCAAGACCTTCCCGCCGGTGTCGAACAACTGGGGCTACTACGGCAACGCCGAGGTCGACAAGCTGGTGGCCGATGCGCGTACCAGCTTCGACGACAAGGCACGCGACGTCGCGCTGGCCAAGCTTCACGCGCACATCGTGGACGACGCTCCCTTCGTCTGGATTGCGCATGACGTCGGTCCGCGCGCCCTGTCGGCCAAGGTCAAGAACGTGGTGCAGCCGAAAAGCTGGTTCATCGACATTGCAACCATGACGATGGACTGATGCTCGCCTATCTGCTGCGCCGGATCATCTACGCCCTGCCGATCATGATCGGCGTGGCGCTGGTGTGCTTTCTGCTCGTGCACATCGCGCCCGGCGATCCGCTGGTTTCGATTCTCCCGCCCGATGCCTCCGCCGATCTGCAGGCGCAACTGCGCGAGCTCTACGGCTTCAACCGCTCGCTGCCCGAGCAGTTCGCGATGTGGGTCTGGCGCGCGCTGCACGGCGACCTGGGTGTTTCGATCGCAAGCAACCGGGCGGTGGCGGGCGAGGTGTTCACGGCCGTGGGCAACACGCTGCGGCTCGCGGTGGTGGCCACGTTCATCGGCTTTGTGCTGGGCTGCCTGTTCGGCTTCGTGGCCGGGTACTTCCGCAACTCGTGGATCGACCGGTTCGCCTCGATGCTGTCGGTGCTGGGCGTGAGCGTGCCGCACTACTGGCTTGGCATGGTGATGGTGATCGTGTTCTCGTCGCAGCTCATGTGGCTGCCGGCCACCGGCGCGGGCCCGGGCGGCTCGAGCGACTGGGCCTGGGACTGGGAGCACCTGCAGTTCCTGATTCTCCCCGCGCTCACGATGTCGGTGATTCCCATGGGCATCATCGCGCGCACCGTGCGCCTCACGCATGTCGGCGTGTTCCGCCACATGGTGAAGAACGCGGCGCCCACGGCGCTCGCGGTGATGGGCCTGCAGCTGGGCTACCTGCTCGGCGGCTCG
The Variovorax paradoxus genome window above contains:
- a CDS encoding ABC transporter permease — protein: MLAYLLRRIIYALPIMIGVALVCFLLVHIAPGDPLVSILPPDASADLQAQLRELYGFNRSLPEQFAMWVWRALHGDLGVSIASNRAVAGEVFTAVGNTLRLAVVATFIGFVLGCLFGFVAGYFRNSWIDRFASMLSVLGVSVPHYWLGMVMVIVFSSQLMWLPATGAGPGGSSDWAWDWEHLQFLILPALTMSVIPMGIIARTVRLTHVGVFRHMVKNAAPTALAVMGLQLGYLLGGSILIETVFSWPGTGFLLNSAIFQRDLPLLQGTILVLALFFVLLNLLVDVLQTMLDPRIARA